One stretch of Bosea vaviloviae DNA includes these proteins:
- a CDS encoding D-TA family PLP-dependent enzyme yields the protein MTALAQETLKDEIARVYGTPAVVIDLDKVEANIARLQAVCDAKGVANRPHIKTHKSPELARLQVEAGARGITCQKLGEAEIMADGGIDDIMVSYNILGEEKLGRLGALQRRVRMIVAADNPVTIAGLPKAAEIAGRNLEVVVECDTGRKRAGVETPGEAVELAKLIAGSKGLTFAGFLMYPPEDGWERTQIFLDTANAGLREAGLEAGIVSTGGSPNIPNIGKLKGATEHRSGTSIFNDRMQVAAGVATLEDCALSVYATVVSRAGPERGILDSGSKTLTSDTGGLDGHGYILEYPAARIAKFAEEHGFLDLAASNERPDVGEVVRIIPNHVCVVVNMVDRLITVRGDKLIGDMPVAARGKLT from the coding sequence ATGACCGCGCTGGCCCAGGAGACGCTGAAGGACGAAATCGCCCGCGTCTACGGCACGCCGGCCGTTGTCATCGACCTCGACAAGGTCGAGGCCAACATCGCCCGGCTCCAGGCCGTCTGCGATGCGAAGGGCGTCGCCAACCGCCCCCATATCAAGACGCATAAATCGCCCGAGCTCGCCCGCCTCCAGGTCGAGGCCGGCGCGCGCGGCATCACCTGCCAGAAGCTCGGCGAGGCCGAGATCATGGCTGATGGCGGCATCGACGACATCATGGTCAGCTACAACATCCTCGGCGAGGAGAAGCTCGGCCGGTTGGGCGCGTTGCAGCGGCGCGTGCGCATGATCGTCGCGGCCGATAATCCGGTCACCATCGCCGGCTTGCCGAAGGCGGCCGAGATCGCCGGCCGCAATCTCGAGGTCGTCGTCGAATGCGACACCGGCCGCAAGCGTGCCGGCGTCGAGACGCCGGGCGAGGCGGTCGAGCTCGCCAAGCTGATCGCGGGCTCCAAGGGCCTGACCTTTGCGGGCTTCCTGATGTACCCGCCCGAGGATGGCTGGGAGCGCACGCAGATCTTCCTCGACACGGCCAATGCCGGCCTGCGCGAGGCGGGGTTGGAGGCCGGCATCGTCTCGACCGGCGGCTCGCCCAACATCCCCAATATCGGCAAGCTCAAGGGCGCGACCGAGCACCGCTCCGGCACCTCGATCTTCAACGACCGCATGCAGGTCGCGGCCGGGGTCGCGACGCTGGAGGATTGCGCGCTTTCAGTCTACGCCACGGTGGTCAGCCGGGCCGGGCCTGAGCGCGGCATCCTCGATTCCGGCTCGAAGACGCTGACCAGCGACACAGGCGGCCTCGACGGCCATGGCTACATCCTCGAATATCCGGCGGCGAGGATCGCGAAATTCGCCGAGGAGCACGGCTTCCTCGATCTTGCGGCCAGCAATGAGCGGCCCGATGTCGGCGAGGTCGTGCGCATCATCCCCAACCATGTCTGCGTGGTGGTGAACATGGTAGACCGCTTGATCACCGTGCGCGGCGACAAGCTCATCGGCGACATGCCGGTGGCGGCGCGCGGCAAGCTCACCTGA
- a CDS encoding chromate transporter — MSTPASLADPEIARTEPTVAQLFSGFLFLGLIGFGGVLPLARTMVVEQRHWMSGKEFTDLLGLCQFLPGGNIINMSVAIGLKFRGPLGALAALLGLIAAPTAIVIGLGILYDHYQDDPHIRHLFAGLAAAAAGLLVAMAVKIALPLRRKPAGIAIALLCFLAIAILRLPLLATMLVLAPISVLASWKLDKGENTP, encoded by the coding sequence ATGAGCACCCCAGCCAGCCTCGCAGATCCCGAAATCGCTCGCACGGAACCGACCGTCGCCCAGCTTTTCAGCGGCTTTCTCTTCCTCGGCCTGATCGGCTTCGGCGGGGTCCTGCCGCTGGCCAGGACCATGGTCGTCGAGCAACGCCACTGGATGAGCGGCAAGGAGTTCACCGACCTGCTCGGCCTCTGCCAGTTCCTGCCGGGCGGGAACATCATCAACATGTCGGTGGCGATCGGCCTGAAATTTCGCGGCCCGCTTGGGGCGCTCGCCGCGCTGCTGGGCCTGATCGCGGCGCCCACCGCAATCGTGATCGGGCTCGGCATCCTCTACGACCACTACCAGGACGATCCGCATATCCGCCATCTCTTCGCCGGGCTGGCGGCGGCCGCTGCCGGCCTGCTCGTCGCCATGGCCGTGAAGATCGCCCTGCCCTTGCGCCGCAAGCCGGCCGGCATCGCGATCGCTCTGCTCTGCTTCCTTGCCATCGCGATCCTGCGCTTGCCGCTGCTTGCGACGATGCTGGTCCTGGCGCCGATCAGCGTTTTGGCCAGCTGGAAGCTCGACAAGGGGGAGAACACCCCATGA
- a CDS encoding ABC transporter permease yields MSPKKRSYLRKHPAVTVGGILLLLMILIAIFAPLLWTVDPTAISTSRRTRVPSELYWFGTDMLGRDIYSRVTYGARVSLLVGFSVATLASVIGLAVGLFAGFVRWADGIVMRVIDGMMSIPPILLAIALMALTRGSVQNVIIAITIAEIPRVARLVRSVVLSLREQPYVEAAISQGARVPRIIFRHILPNTVAPMMVQATYICASAMIVEAILSFIGAGVPPSTPSWGNIMAEGRALWQVRPHIIFFPALFLSITVLAVNLLGDGLRDSLDPRLAKSL; encoded by the coding sequence TTGTCGCCCAAGAAGCGCTCCTATCTGCGCAAGCATCCTGCGGTCACGGTCGGCGGCATTCTCCTGCTGCTGATGATCCTGATCGCGATCTTCGCGCCCTTGCTGTGGACCGTCGATCCGACCGCGATCTCAACCTCGCGCCGGACGCGCGTGCCGTCCGAGCTCTACTGGTTCGGCACCGACATGCTCGGGCGCGACATCTATTCGCGTGTCACTTATGGCGCGCGGGTCTCGCTGCTGGTTGGCTTCAGCGTGGCGACCCTGGCCTCCGTCATCGGGCTGGCCGTGGGCCTCTTCGCCGGCTTCGTGCGCTGGGCTGACGGCATCGTCATGCGCGTCATCGACGGCATGATGTCGATCCCGCCGATCCTGCTCGCCATCGCGCTGATGGCGCTGACGCGCGGCTCGGTCCAGAACGTCATCATCGCCATCACCATCGCCGAGATCCCGCGCGTCGCCCGCCTGGTGCGCAGCGTCGTGCTCTCCTTGCGCGAGCAGCCCTATGTCGAGGCGGCGATCTCGCAGGGTGCGCGCGTGCCGCGGATCATCTTCCGCCACATCCTGCCCAACACGGTCGCGCCGATGATGGTGCAGGCGACCTATATCTGCGCCAGCGCCATGATCGTCGAGGCGATCCTGTCCTTCATCGGCGCGGGCGTGCCGCCCTCGACGCCGTCCTGGGGCAACATCATGGCCGAGGGCAGGGCGCTCTGGCAGGTCAGGCCGCATATCATCTTCTTCCCGGCGCTGTTCCTCTCGATCACCGTTCTCGCGGTCAACCTGCTCGGCGATGGCCTGCGCGACTCCCTCGATCCACGGCTGGCCAAGAGCTTGTGA
- a CDS encoding N-carbamoyl-D-amino-acid hydrolase: MTRILTVAAAQLGPIQRDENRASAVARMIELMRQAKGHGADLVVYPEAALTAFFPHWWIEDEDEIDSYFESAMPGNETAPLFAEAQRLGIGFHLGYCELAFEEGRKRRFNTAILVDKTGAIVGKYRKIHLPGHPEHRPDAPFQNLEKCYFETGNLGWPVWRTMDANLGMMICNDRRWPESYRSMGLQDVELIVLGYNTPKHNPPAPDHDRLGNFHNQLVMQAGAYQNASWVVGVAKAGLEAGVDQIGGSCIIAPTGEVVAQAVTEGDELVVARCDMDLGKSYKNSTFNFAKHREPEMYRLIVERKGAMGPEGG, translated from the coding sequence ATGACCCGTATCCTGACCGTCGCCGCGGCCCAGCTCGGGCCGATCCAGCGCGATGAAAACCGCGCCTCGGCCGTTGCCCGCATGATCGAACTGATGCGCCAGGCCAAGGGCCATGGTGCCGATCTCGTGGTTTATCCCGAGGCCGCGCTGACCGCCTTCTTCCCGCATTGGTGGATCGAGGACGAGGACGAGATCGACAGCTATTTCGAGAGCGCTATGCCCGGCAACGAGACCGCACCGCTCTTCGCCGAAGCCCAGCGCCTCGGCATCGGCTTCCATCTCGGCTATTGCGAGCTTGCCTTCGAGGAGGGCCGCAAGCGCCGCTTCAACACCGCGATCCTGGTCGACAAGACCGGCGCGATCGTTGGCAAGTACCGCAAGATCCATCTGCCCGGCCATCCCGAGCATCGTCCCGACGCGCCGTTCCAGAATCTGGAGAAGTGCTATTTCGAGACCGGCAATCTCGGTTGGCCGGTCTGGCGCACGATGGATGCCAATCTCGGCATGATGATCTGCAACGACCGGCGCTGGCCCGAGAGCTATCGATCGATGGGCTTGCAGGATGTCGAGCTGATCGTGCTCGGCTACAACACGCCCAAGCACAACCCGCCGGCGCCCGATCATGACCGACTCGGCAACTTCCACAACCAGCTCGTGATGCAGGCCGGCGCCTATCAAAACGCGAGCTGGGTCGTCGGCGTCGCCAAAGCGGGGCTGGAAGCCGGTGTCGACCAGATCGGCGGCTCCTGCATCATCGCGCCCACCGGCGAGGTCGTGGCGCAGGCCGTGACCGAGGGCGACGAACTCGTCGTCGCCCGCTGCGACATGGATCTCGGCAAGAGCTACAAGAACTCCACCTTCAATTTCGCCAAGCATCGCGAACCGGAGATGTACCGGTTGATCGTCGAGCGGAAGGGCGCAATGGGGCCAGAGGGAGGATGA
- a CDS encoding GNAT family N-acetyltransferase, whose product MRRPEPVSGIALTHPSPPRWRAMTAADLPCVLAVAAQAHPGYPEDEAVFTERLALSAQGCLCLEETGLEESGRVGGYVVSHPWLLGQVPALNSQLGALPDSADTYYIHDLALLPQLRGSGAANEVVAQLVRLARGAGFASLALAAVNGSAGFWRRHGFRETHDASLDRKLASYDDAARYMVRDLATDEGKPE is encoded by the coding sequence TTGCGCCGGCCTGAGCCCGTCTCGGGTATCGCGCTGACCCACCCGTCCCCACCACGCTGGCGGGCGATGACGGCTGCCGACCTGCCCTGCGTCCTGGCGGTCGCAGCGCAGGCTCATCCCGGCTATCCCGAGGACGAAGCCGTTTTCACCGAGCGCCTCGCGCTGTCCGCGCAAGGCTGCCTCTGCCTGGAGGAGACCGGCCTGGAGGAGAGCGGCCGCGTCGGCGGCTATGTTGTGAGCCATCCCTGGCTGCTCGGCCAGGTTCCGGCGCTCAACAGCCAGCTCGGCGCGCTGCCAGATTCGGCCGACACCTATTACATCCACGATCTCGCTCTGTTGCCGCAGCTGCGCGGCAGCGGTGCGGCCAACGAAGTCGTCGCGCAGCTGGTACGGCTTGCGCGCGGAGCAGGCTTCGCCAGCCTGGCGCTGGCCGCCGTCAACGGCTCGGCCGGCTTCTGGCGGCGTCACGGCTTTCGCGAGACGCATGACGCATCGCTTGATCGCAAGCTCGCGAGCTACGACGATGCGGCCCGCTACATGGTCCGCGATCTTGCGACCGACGAGGGGAAACCAGAATGA
- a CDS encoding ABC transporter permease — protein sequence MLAFIVRRIITTIPVMGFVALFVFSLLYIAPGDPAAVIAGDQASPADVEKIRASLGLDRPYLIRFGEWFYHVLQGDLGTSIFTSLPVTQLIAQRIEPTVSLMLLTLVFAVVVAVPMGVIAAWKAGTWIDRCVVGFAVFGFSVPVFVVGYMLAYVFALKLDWVPVQGYTPISQGIWPWFKNLILPSITLGFVYIALIARITRATMLEVLQQDYVRTASAKGVEQRNVLFVHALKNAAVPVITIIGIGVALLIGGAVVTESVFAIPGLGRLTLDAILRRDYPVIQGVVLIFSFVYVLVNLLVDLIYTLVDPRIRY from the coding sequence ATGCTCGCTTTCATCGTCAGACGGATCATCACGACCATACCCGTGATGGGTTTCGTCGCCCTGTTCGTCTTCTCGCTGCTTTACATCGCGCCGGGCGATCCCGCCGCCGTGATCGCCGGCGACCAGGCCTCGCCGGCCGATGTCGAGAAGATCCGGGCCAGCCTCGGTCTCGACCGACCCTATCTCATCCGCTTCGGCGAATGGTTCTACCATGTGCTCCAGGGCGATCTCGGCACCTCGATCTTCACCTCGCTGCCGGTGACGCAGCTCATCGCCCAGCGCATCGAGCCGACGGTCTCATTGATGCTGCTGACGCTGGTCTTCGCGGTCGTCGTCGCCGTGCCGATGGGCGTGATCGCGGCCTGGAAGGCCGGCACCTGGATCGACCGCTGCGTCGTCGGCTTTGCCGTGTTCGGCTTCTCGGTGCCGGTCTTCGTCGTCGGCTACATGCTCGCCTATGTCTTCGCCCTGAAGCTCGATTGGGTGCCGGTGCAGGGCTACACGCCGATCTCGCAAGGCATCTGGCCCTGGTTCAAGAACCTGATCCTGCCCTCGATCACGCTCGGCTTCGTTTATATCGCGCTGATCGCGCGCATCACCCGGGCCACCATGCTCGAAGTGCTGCAGCAGGATTACGTCCGCACCGCCAGCGCCAAGGGCGTCGAGCAGCGCAACGTGCTCTTCGTGCACGCGCTCAAGAATGCGGCGGTTCCGGTGATCACCATCATCGGCATCGGCGTGGCGCTCCTGATCGGCGGCGCCGTCGTCACCGAGAGCGTCTTCGCCATTCCGGGGCTGGGGCGGCTGACGCTCGATGCGATCCTGCGTCGCGACTACCCCGTGATCCAGGGCGTCGTGCTGATCTTCTCCTTCGTCTACGTCCTGGTGAACCTGCTCGTGGACCTCATCTATACTCTGGTCGATCCGAGGATACGGTATTGA
- a CDS encoding LysR family transcriptional regulator, producing MELRHFRYFVAVAEEGHVTRAAARLGIQQPPLSQQIRALEREVGAQLFRRLPRGVELTDAGRTLLEKARLVLSDVELALDAARRTARGEQGQLVIGFTSSAAFHPLVASVVRLLRQTVPGVTLALREGNTSDLIGELRSERLDAAFIRSPVERPVGLVVEPLLAEEMLVALPDQHAIVERLAGRLAKRAGQGMLEGRIALAELAQETFILYRRPSGPGLYDSIIAACRAAGFSPRIGQEAPQMVSTLSLVAAGLGVSIIPASMARLETNGIAYARLDDLPRLTAPLHLAYREEKPSGALERFIDCVRRSGDVI from the coding sequence ATCGAACTGCGCCATTTCCGTTATTTCGTGGCGGTCGCCGAAGAGGGCCATGTGACGCGGGCCGCCGCGCGCCTGGGGATCCAGCAGCCGCCGCTCAGCCAGCAGATCCGCGCGCTGGAGAGGGAAGTCGGCGCGCAATTGTTCCGCCGCCTGCCGCGCGGCGTCGAACTCACCGATGCCGGGCGCACGCTGCTGGAGAAGGCGAGGCTCGTCCTGTCCGATGTGGAGCTGGCGCTCGATGCCGCGCGGCGCACGGCGCGCGGCGAGCAGGGTCAGCTCGTCATCGGCTTCACCAGCTCGGCTGCGTTTCATCCGCTGGTGGCGTCCGTGGTCCGTCTGCTGCGCCAGACCGTGCCGGGCGTCACCTTGGCGCTTCGCGAGGGCAATACCAGCGATCTGATCGGGGAGCTGCGCTCCGAGCGCCTCGACGCGGCCTTCATCCGCTCGCCGGTCGAGCGCCCGGTCGGGCTTGTGGTCGAGCCGCTGCTGGCGGAGGAGATGCTGGTCGCGCTGCCCGACCAGCACGCCATCGTGGAACGCTTGGCCGGGCGCTTGGCGAAGCGCGCGGGCCAAGGGATGCTGGAGGGGCGTATCGCTCTGGCCGAACTGGCGCAGGAGACCTTCATCCTCTATCGGCGTCCCTCGGGTCCGGGCCTCTATGACAGCATCATCGCCGCCTGCCGCGCCGCCGGGTTTAGCCCCCGGATCGGCCAGGAAGCCCCGCAAATGGTGTCGACGCTAAGCCTCGTGGCGGCCGGCCTGGGCGTCTCGATCATTCCCGCATCGATGGCCCGTCTCGAGACGAACGGCATCGCCTATGCCCGTCTCGATGACCTGCCCCGGCTGACCGCGCCGCTGCATCTGGCCTATCGCGAGGAAAAGCCCTCCGGTGCGCTGGAGCGCTTCATCGACTGCGTCAGGCGCAGCGGCGACGTGATCTAG
- a CDS encoding DUF1028 domain-containing protein, with protein sequence MTWSIVARDAATGAYGVAVSTCAFAVGSRVPYGGGRIGAIATQAFVNPLYGVDGLRLLQEGRSAVEIIATLTAADDGRAHRQLHVIDREGKIAAYTGSACIDWCGAVHGPQISVAGNMLAGPEVIEETLKAYIAASALDFDERLLVALEAGEKAGGDKRGRQSCAIRIWAGEPMPSFDIRVDDHADPLVELRRLWRIAHQRYVPFQQASPSRARPAGVTDRVELDRLCTDYAAAWNARHPEG encoded by the coding sequence ATGACATGGTCCATCGTCGCCCGTGACGCCGCCACCGGCGCCTATGGCGTCGCCGTCTCGACCTGCGCCTTCGCCGTGGGCTCGCGCGTGCCCTATGGCGGCGGGCGCATCGGGGCGATCGCAACCCAGGCCTTCGTCAACCCGCTCTACGGGGTCGACGGCCTCAGGCTGCTGCAGGAGGGCCGCTCCGCCGTCGAGATCATCGCGACGCTGACGGCCGCCGATGACGGCCGCGCCCATCGCCAGCTTCATGTGATCGACCGCGAGGGCAAGATCGCCGCTTACACCGGCTCGGCCTGCATCGACTGGTGCGGGGCCGTGCACGGTCCGCAGATCTCCGTCGCCGGCAACATGCTGGCCGGGCCGGAAGTGATCGAGGAGACGCTGAAGGCCTATATCGCGGCGTCGGCGCTCGATTTCGACGAGCGCCTGCTGGTCGCGCTCGAGGCCGGCGAGAAGGCCGGCGGCGACAAGCGCGGGCGGCAATCCTGCGCCATCCGCATCTGGGCCGGCGAGCCGATGCCGAGCTTCGACATCCGCGTCGACGACCATGCCGACCCGCTCGTCGAGTTGCGCCGGCTCTGGCGCATCGCGCATCAGCGCTATGTGCCGTTCCAGCAGGCCTCGCCCTCGCGTGCCAGGCCAGCCGGCGTCACCGACCGCGTCGAGCTCGACCGGCTCTGCACCGACTATGCGGCGGCCTGGAACGCGCGGCATCCGGAGGGGTGA
- a CDS encoding DUF2345 domain-containing protein has protein sequence MAPGESDMLARRIASLEAQLQALRQVIDVSPSGLKIRTEGSLSITAGGAVQVTSGGATAISAGSSLSLKTSAALDVRVAAAITIAGSHTISLAGYTLSASLMKDVDVSVGKTFSITAGERVALEAGDAEIDMKKDGSIRVQGKDIDIKGSGKIDVKGSGDVVIKGAKVLQN, from the coding sequence ATGGCACCTGGCGAAAGCGACATGCTCGCCCGCAGGATCGCGAGCCTCGAAGCCCAGCTGCAGGCACTGCGGCAGGTGATCGACGTCAGCCCGTCCGGCCTGAAGATCCGGACAGAGGGCTCACTCAGCATCACGGCGGGAGGCGCGGTGCAGGTCACCTCAGGCGGCGCGACCGCGATCAGCGCCGGCTCCTCTCTTTCGCTCAAGACCTCGGCCGCCCTCGATGTCAGGGTAGCCGCGGCGATCACCATCGCAGGCTCTCACACCATCTCGCTGGCGGGCTACACACTGAGCGCGTCGCTGATGAAGGATGTCGATGTCAGCGTCGGAAAGACGTTCTCCATCACCGCCGGCGAGCGAGTGGCGCTAGAGGCCGGCGACGCCGAGATCGACATGAAGAAGGATGGCTCGATCAGGGTCCAAGGTAAGGACATCGACATCAAGGGCAGCGGCAAGATCGACGTCAAGGGCAGCGGCGACGTCGTGATCAAAGGCGCGAAGGTCCTGCAGAACTGA
- a CDS encoding RidA family protein, which produces MSAEDKLKGLGLTLPDVPTPVATYVSFKQVGDIVYLSGQGPKRADGTYPTGKVGKDVTIEEAYEHAKQTGLGLLAAMKKATGSLDKVEVIKLLGMVNGAPDFADQPKVINGCSDLFVAVLGERGRHARSAVGMGSLPNNMTVEIEVIIKVLP; this is translated from the coding sequence ATGAGTGCCGAAGACAAGCTGAAGGGGTTGGGACTGACGTTGCCCGACGTGCCGACGCCGGTCGCCACCTATGTCAGCTTCAAGCAGGTCGGCGACATCGTCTACCTCTCCGGCCAGGGCCCGAAGCGGGCGGACGGCACCTATCCGACCGGCAAAGTCGGCAAGGACGTCACGATCGAGGAAGCCTACGAGCACGCCAAGCAGACCGGCCTCGGCCTGCTCGCTGCGATGAAGAAGGCGACTGGCTCGCTCGACAAGGTCGAGGTCATCAAACTGCTCGGCATGGTCAACGGCGCGCCGGATTTCGCGGACCAGCCCAAGGTCATCAATGGCTGCTCGGACCTGTTCGTCGCGGTGCTCGGCGAGCGCGGCCGGCATGCCCGCTCGGCCGTGGGCATGGGCTCGCTGCCCAACAACATGACGGTCGAGATCGAAGTGATCATCAAGGTGCTGCCATGA
- a CDS encoding antibiotic biosynthesis monooxygenase translates to MTTFNVVRFRVKPGQDEGFLAAHRDGKAQWPGLINGHIIKTGDRSYCLIGEWADAAAIKAARPEMIATLNSFRDTLEDLGGGLGVTDAVSGDEVVDLNA, encoded by the coding sequence ATGACCACGTTCAACGTCGTCAGATTCCGCGTCAAGCCGGGCCAGGACGAGGGGTTTCTCGCAGCCCATCGCGACGGCAAGGCGCAGTGGCCCGGGCTCATCAACGGGCACATCATCAAAACCGGCGACCGCTCCTATTGCCTGATCGGCGAATGGGCTGATGCCGCAGCGATCAAGGCCGCGCGCCCCGAGATGATCGCGACGCTCAACAGCTTTCGCGACACATTGGAGGATCTCGGCGGCGGCCTTGGCGTCACCGATGCGGTGTCCGGGGACGAGGTGGTCGACCTCAACGCCTGA
- a CDS encoding chromate transporter has product MSSVLIALALIFTQLSLLAFGGGNTILPEMQRQVVEIHHWMTAQQFGAMFALAQAAPGPNMMIVPLVGWHVASWPGVLVTTLAKFGPSSLLTGIAMQLWERFKDRPWRRIVQAGLVPMTVGLVTASAAVITQASAHEWILAAIVAVCTIAALTTRLHPLLVLAFGALVGLSGVGQI; this is encoded by the coding sequence ATGAGTTCGGTCCTGATCGCGCTGGCGCTGATCTTCACGCAGCTTTCGCTGCTCGCCTTCGGCGGCGGCAACACCATCCTGCCGGAGATGCAAAGGCAGGTGGTCGAGATCCATCACTGGATGACTGCGCAGCAATTCGGGGCAATGTTCGCCCTCGCCCAGGCGGCGCCCGGGCCCAACATGATGATCGTGCCGCTGGTCGGCTGGCATGTTGCGAGCTGGCCCGGCGTCCTCGTCACCACGCTGGCGAAGTTCGGTCCTTCATCCCTGCTGACGGGCATCGCGATGCAGCTCTGGGAGCGCTTCAAGGACCGGCCCTGGCGCCGTATCGTGCAGGCCGGGCTGGTGCCGATGACCGTGGGCCTCGTCACCGCGAGCGCAGCGGTCATCACCCAGGCCTCGGCCCATGAATGGATCCTGGCCGCGATCGTCGCCGTCTGCACCATCGCCGCATTGACGACGCGCCTGCACCCGCTGCTGGTGCTCGCCTTCGGCGCTCTGGTCGGGCTCAGCGGCGTCGGACAGATCTGA
- a CDS encoding amidohydrolase/deacetylase family metallohydrolase yields the protein MTHDLILKGGRVIDPSQKHDGVLDVAFTDGKVSGFGKDLKGAKEVRDVSGYIVTPGLIDLHTHVYWGGTSLGIDADEFCRASGVTTSVDTGSAGPGNWPGFRKHVIERSQARILAYLHVSHAGIYGFDHRVMVGESGDLRLMNPIDAVAVADANRDLIVGIKVRVGLHASGDQGTVPLNIALQVANEVGMPLMCHIDHPPPSYEEVVNMLRPGDVLTHAFRPFPNAPCTAQGTVKPEVLAARKRGVIFDIGHGKGSFSFKTTRAMLANGFEPDVISSDVHKLCIDGPAYDQVTTMSKFLLMGMSLNNVIAASTVNAAMALKRPEYGSLKVGSLGDATILTVKEGKFDYADVTGEHMTGDRKIVSEGVVLKGAWWHPKRSNKFKKVAAA from the coding sequence ATGACCCACGATCTCATCCTCAAGGGCGGTCGCGTCATCGACCCCTCCCAGAAGCATGACGGCGTCCTCGATGTCGCCTTCACCGACGGCAAGGTCTCGGGCTTCGGCAAGGACCTGAAGGGCGCCAAGGAGGTCCGCGACGTCTCCGGCTACATCGTCACGCCGGGCCTGATCGACCTGCATACCCATGTCTATTGGGGCGGCACCTCGCTCGGCATCGACGCCGACGAGTTCTGCCGGGCGTCCGGCGTCACCACCTCGGTCGACACCGGCTCGGCTGGCCCCGGCAACTGGCCCGGCTTCCGCAAGCATGTCATCGAGAGGAGCCAGGCCCGCATCCTGGCCTATCTCCACGTCTCGCATGCCGGCATCTATGGCTTCGACCACCGCGTCATGGTCGGCGAGAGCGGCGATCTGCGGCTGATGAACCCGATCGACGCCGTCGCGGTCGCCGACGCCAATCGCGACCTCATCGTCGGCATCAAGGTTCGCGTCGGCCTGCACGCCTCGGGCGATCAGGGCACGGTGCCGCTCAACATCGCGCTGCAAGTCGCCAACGAAGTCGGCATGCCATTGATGTGCCATATCGACCATCCGCCTCCGTCCTATGAGGAGGTGGTGAACATGCTGCGACCGGGCGATGTGCTCACCCATGCCTTCCGCCCCTTCCCGAATGCGCCCTGCACCGCGCAGGGCACGGTCAAGCCCGAGGTGCTGGCCGCCCGCAAGCGCGGCGTCATCTTCGACATCGGCCATGGCAAGGGTTCGTTCTCCTTCAAGACGACGCGGGCCATGCTGGCCAACGGTTTCGAGCCGGATGTGATCTCGTCTGACGTGCACAAGCTCTGCATCGATGGCCCGGCCTATGACCAGGTCACCACCATGTCGAAGTTCCTGCTGATGGGCATGAGCCTCAACAATGTCATCGCCGCCTCGACCGTGAATGCGGCGATGGCGCTGAAGCGGCCCGAATACGGTTCGCTCAAGGTCGGCTCGCTCGGCGACGCGACGATCCTGACCGTCAAGGAAGGCAAGTTCGACTATGCCGACGTCACCGGCGAGCACATGACCGGCGACAGGAAGATCGTCTCCGAGGGCGTGGTGCTGAAGGGCGCCTGGTGGCACCCCAAGCGCAGCAACAAGTTCAAGAAGGTCGCGGCCGCCTGA